The proteins below are encoded in one region of Styela clava chromosome 4, kaStyClav1.hap1.2, whole genome shotgun sequence:
- the LOC120326945 gene encoding putative transporter slc-17.2: MIEKWIKCRYILTILLTLGMMNAFIMRVNISVAIVAMVDAPEIDRTDVHECRYLVAEDETSDSVGLQNITRIEKPFKWDAKTRGWILSAFYYGYITTPLLGGWLEHRFGGKIVFGSAVFLSSLVTLLMPTMSFVGPWALVASRVILGIVQGPVYPSHHGMWGKWAPPVERSKLMSIAMTGPYVGVAIAYLVSGALADSRFFKGWPSIFYATGTFGVAWSVLWAILAFDSPETHPRIREDEREYLRDAIGKRECKIKTPPVPWKDIVRSPQVWSLFFAHFSLDWGFRNLSINLPSFMDQVLGVDISKNSILSAIPFLAVCIFIALSDKIYDFIRRRKLMTPLNFKRTLVFFAQIVPAVFLVAVGHIGCDHVTPVLILTMAAGFGGLSTPGILVNFAEIAPRFAGVLFGMSNTISIMSGQLAPVLVGYVTGSISDLRYAWQIVFYVGAAVSALGGIVFMITVRVDVLPWAKLTKRDSELDSEDENLRLREPNSEMKWRESKHSNLNDTTTL, from the exons ATG ATTGAAAAGTGGATAAAATGCCGATATATCCTGACAATTTTGTTGACTTTGGGTATGATGAACGCTTTCATCATGAGAGTAAACATCAGTGTGGCTATTGTGGCCATGGTTGACGCTCCAGAGATTGATAGGACCGACGTTCACGAATGCAGATATTTAGTAGCTGAAGATGAAACATCAGATTCCGTAGGACTGCAGAATATCACTAGAATCGAG AAACCATTCAAATGGGATGCAAAGACACGCGGATGGATTCTTAGCGCTTTTTATTACGGATACATCACAACTCCTCTGCTAGGTGGATGGCTAGAGCATCGCTTTGGTGGTAAAATAGTGTTTGGATCTGCGGTTTTCCTTTCGTCTCTTGTCACTTTGTTGATGCCAACGATGTCATTTGTCGGTCCATGGGCCCTTGTAGCATCACGCGTAATATTGGGAATCGTTCAG GGTCCTGTATATCCATCTCATCATGGAATGTGGGGGAAATGGGCTCCTCCAGTTGAAAGATCTAAACTAATGTCTATTGCCATGACAG GTCCTTATGTTGGAGTGGCAATTGCATACCTTGTCTCTGGTGCCTTGGCCGACAGTAGATTTTTCAAAGGGTGGCCGTCAATATTTTATGCCACAG GAACATTTGGAGTGGCATGGAGTGTTTTATGGGCTATACTGGCGTTTGATTCTCCAGAAACACACCCCAGAATAAGAGAGGATGAAAGGGAGTATCTTCGAGATGCAATTGGAAAACGCGAATGCAAG ATCAAAACACCACCTGTGCCATGGAAAGATATTGTCCGATCACCGCAAGTTTGGTCGCTTTTCTTTGCTCATTTTAGCCTTGATTGGGGCTTCAGAAATCTATCTATAAATTTACCGTCGTTTATGGACCAAGTATTGGGAGTTGATATAAGTAAG AACAGCATACTGTCTGCAATACCGTTTCTCGCAGTTTGTATATTCATCGCATTGTCTGACAAGATATATGATTTTATAAGAAGACGAAAGCTCATGACGCCGCTTAATTTCAAGAGAACTCTCGTCTTTTTCG CTCAAATCGTACCCGCGGTGTTTTTGGTAGCAGTCGGTCACATAGGATGTGACCATGTGACTCCAGTTCTTATATTAACAATGGCCGCTGGATTCGGAGGATTGTCTACTCCCGGGATCTTG GTTAATTTTGCGGAAATTGCTCCTCGGTTTGCGGGAGTTTTATTCGGTATGTCGAACACCATATCCATCATGTCTGGTCAATTGGCACCGGTATTAGTCGGCTATGTTACAGGAAGC ATTTCTGATCTACGTTATGCATGGCAAATTGTCTTTTATGTCGGAGCAGCCGTATCTGCACTTGGAGGAATTGTGTTTATGATAACCGTTAGAGTCGATGTTCTTCCTTGGGCCAAACTCACTAAGCGTGACAGCGAACTTGATAGCGAAGACGAAAATTTAAGATTGCGTGAGCCGAATTCTGAAATGAAATGGCGTGAAAGTAAACATAGTAACCTAAACGATACAACGACTTTGTGA